The Vulpes lagopus strain Blue_001 chromosome 24, ASM1834538v1, whole genome shotgun sequence genome has a window encoding:
- the ST8SIA3 gene encoding sia-alpha-2,3-Gal-beta-1,4-GlcNAc-R:alpha 2,8-sialyltransferase, producing the protein MRHCKMARVASVLGLVMLSVALLILSLISYVSLKKENIFTTPKYANPGAPRMYMFHAGFRSQFALKFLDPSFVPITNSLTHELQEKPSKWTFNRTAFLHQRQEILQHVDVIKNFSLTKNSVRIGQLMHYDYSSHKYVFSISNNFRSLLPDVSPIVNKHFNICAVVGNSGILTGSRCGQEIDKSDFVFRCNFAPTEAFQRDVGRKTNLTTFNPSILEKYYNNLLTIQDRNNFFLSLKKLDGAILWIPAFFFHTSATVTRTLVDFFVEHRGQLKVQLAWPGNIMQHVNRYWKNKHLSPKRLSTGILMYTLASAICEEIHLYGFWPFGFDPNTREDLPYHYYDKKGTKFTTKWQESHQLPAEFQLLYRMHGEGLTKLTLSHCA; encoded by the exons ATGAGACACTGCAAAATGGCCCGGGTCGCCAGTGTGCTGGGGCTGGTCATGCTCAGCGTCGCCCTGCTGATCCTGTCGCTCATCAGCTACGTGTCCCTGAAGAAGGAGAACATCTTCACCACTCCCAAGTACGCCAACCCGGGCGCGCCCCGAATGTACATGTTCCACGCGGGGTTCCG GTCACAGTTTGCGCTGAAGTTTCTAGATCCGTCTTTTGTGCCCATTACGAATTCTCTGACCCACGAACTCCAGGAGAAACCTTCTAAGTGGACATTTAATCGGACAGCGTTTTTGCATCAAAG gcAAGAAATTCTTCAGCATGTCgatgtaataaaaaatttttctttgaccAAGAATAGTGTTCGGATCGGACAACTGATGCACTATGATTATTCCAGccataaatatgttttctctATTAGCAATAACTTCCGATCACTGCTTCCAGATGTATCTCCCATTGTGAATAAGCATTTTAATATCTGTGCTGTGGTTGGAAATAGTGGGATCCTGACAGGGAGCCGGTGTGGACAAGAAATAGATAAGTCAGATTTTGTTTTCCGTTGCAATTTTGCCCCTACGGAGGCTTTCCAAAGAGATGTTGGAAGGAAAACCAACCTTACCACCTTCAACCCCAGCATTCTGGAAAAATATTACAACAATCTTTTGACCATTCAGGACCGTAACAACTTTTTCCTCAGTTTAAAAAAGCTCGATGGGGCCATTCTTTGGATCCCTGCATTTTTCTTCCACACTTCAGCAACTGTTACCAGGACATTAGTTGACTTTTTTGTTGAACACAGAGGTCAGTTAAAGGTCCAATTGGCTTGGCCTGGAAATATAATGCAACATGTCAACAG GTactggaaaaacaaacatttgtcaCCCAAACGGCTGAGCACAGGTATTCTTATGTACACCCTTGCATCAGCAATATGTGAAGAGATCCACTTGTATGGATTCTGGCCTTTTGGATTTGACCCCAACACAAGGGAAGATCTTCCATACCATTACTATGACAAAAAAGGAACCAAATTTACCACCAAGTGGCAGGAATCACACCAGCTGCCTGCTGAGTTCCAGCTGCTGTACCGAATGCATGGGGAAGGGCTCACCAAGCTGACTCTGTCACACTGTGCCTAA